From Aquisalimonas asiatica, the proteins below share one genomic window:
- the accA gene encoding acetyl-CoA carboxylase carboxyl transferase subunit alpha has product MNLNFLDFERPIAELEAKIDELRYVGDDNDLNISEEIRRLQEKSVSLTEQIFSNLSSWQIAQLARHPQRPYTLDYIEHLFTDFEELHGDRAFADDPAIVGGIGRLDGRPVMVIGHQKGRDTKEKVHRNFGMPRPEGYRKALRLMEMAERFDLPLLTFIDTPGAYPGVGAEERGQSEAIARNLMAMSRLRTPIIATVVGEGGSGGALGIGVGDEVMMLGYSTYSVISPEGCASILWKSADRAQDAAEAMGITAPRLRELGLIDQIVEEPLGGAHRDVAGMAERLRQTLLEKLAVLDGKDFETLLDDRARKIQGYGQFRT; this is encoded by the coding sequence ATGAACCTGAATTTTCTGGACTTTGAGCGCCCCATTGCCGAACTCGAGGCGAAGATCGACGAGCTTCGTTACGTCGGTGACGACAACGATCTCAACATCAGCGAGGAGATCCGGCGGCTGCAGGAGAAAAGCGTCAGCCTCACCGAGCAGATCTTCTCCAACCTGAGTTCGTGGCAGATCGCCCAGCTGGCGCGGCATCCGCAGCGGCCCTACACCCTCGACTACATCGAGCACCTGTTCACCGACTTCGAAGAACTGCACGGTGATCGGGCGTTTGCCGATGATCCGGCCATCGTCGGCGGTATCGGCCGGCTCGATGGCCGCCCCGTCATGGTGATCGGCCACCAGAAGGGGCGCGACACCAAGGAGAAGGTGCACCGCAACTTCGGCATGCCGCGGCCGGAAGGCTATCGCAAGGCGTTACGGCTCATGGAAATGGCGGAGCGGTTCGACCTGCCGCTGCTCACCTTCATCGACACGCCGGGCGCGTACCCCGGGGTCGGCGCTGAAGAGCGGGGTCAGAGCGAGGCCATCGCCCGCAACCTCATGGCCATGTCCCGTCTGCGGACACCGATCATTGCCACGGTCGTGGGCGAGGGTGGCTCCGGCGGGGCGCTTGGTATCGGCGTGGGCGACGAGGTCATGATGCTGGGTTACAGCACCTACTCGGTCATCTCGCCGGAGGGGTGTGCGTCCATCCTGTGGAAGAGTGCCGACCGGGCCCAGGATGCAGCCGAGGCCATGGGGATTACCGCGCCGCGGCTGCGCGAACTCGGGCTCATTGACCAGATCGTCGAAGAACCGCTGGGCGGTGCCCACCGGGACGTGGCCGGCATGGCCGAGCGTCTGCGCCAGACACTGCTTGAGAAACTCGCGGTGCTGGACGGCAAGGACTTCGAAACCCTGCTGGATGATCGGGCCAGGAAGATCCAGGGGTACGGGCAGTTCCGCACCTAG
- the truD gene encoding tRNA pseudouridine(13) synthase TruD — MTESAPDLAQAWHDLPRALGLPPAVAVLRATPCDFRVTEDPAMLPEGAGEHLWFLIRKTGWNTADVGQWLGRALGSRPRDVSWAGLKDRHAVTEQWFGVHRPGGNDIPELEAPPEGIEILRVARHGRKLRTGMLQGNHFDLTLRDLDCPPERLGPRLAAIARLGVPNYFGAQRFGRDGGNLDAAWRMLDGMPVRNRQRRGLFLSAARSFLFNQVVAARVRARNWDRPLPGDLMTFTSSNSVFPAAGLDAADPRLPGGDVHPSGPLPGRGGMQPNDVAGALESEVLAPWQAQVDALGRLGLDGARRALRLPVRQLWWRREDAATLRVGFWLPAGAFATAVVRELCDYREGARSST, encoded by the coding sequence ATGACTGAGTCCGCCCCTGATCTGGCCCAGGCGTGGCATGACCTGCCCAGGGCGCTCGGCCTCCCGCCCGCGGTCGCCGTGCTGCGTGCCACGCCGTGCGATTTCCGCGTCACGGAGGATCCGGCCATGCTGCCGGAGGGCGCCGGCGAGCACCTCTGGTTCCTGATCCGCAAGACCGGCTGGAACACGGCCGATGTCGGCCAGTGGCTGGGCCGGGCCCTGGGGTCCAGGCCGCGGGACGTGAGCTGGGCCGGGCTCAAGGACCGACACGCCGTGACCGAACAGTGGTTCGGTGTGCACCGTCCGGGTGGTAACGATATCCCGGAGCTCGAGGCGCCGCCCGAAGGCATCGAGATACTGCGGGTCGCGCGCCATGGCCGCAAGTTGCGGACCGGCATGCTCCAGGGCAATCATTTCGATCTGACCCTGCGCGACCTGGACTGTCCGCCGGAGCGCCTTGGCCCGCGCCTTGCGGCGATTGCCAGGCTCGGCGTGCCCAACTACTTCGGCGCCCAGCGCTTCGGCCGTGACGGCGGCAACCTGGATGCCGCCTGGCGAATGCTTGACGGCATGCCGGTGCGCAACCGTCAGCGCCGTGGACTGTTCCTGTCGGCGGCGCGCTCGTTCCTGTTCAACCAGGTCGTCGCCGCGCGTGTGCGTGCGCGCAACTGGGACCGGCCGCTGCCCGGGGACCTCATGACCTTCACCTCCAGCAACAGCGTGTTCCCCGCCGCGGGGCTGGACGCCGCGGATCCGCGTCTGCCGGGGGGCGATGTCCATCCCTCCGGGCCGCTTCCCGGCCGGGGAGGCATGCAGCCGAACGATGTAGCCGGCGCGCTGGAGTCGGAGGTGCTGGCGCCCTGGCAGGCGCAGGTGGATGCCCTGGGGCGGCTGGGTCTGGACGGGGCGCGGCGGGCGTTGCGGTTACCGGTGCGCCAGCTGTGGTGGCGGCGTGAGGACGCTGCGACCCTGCGGGTCGGATTCTGGCTGCCGGCGGGGGCGTTTGCCACCGCCGTGGTTCGCGAGCTCTGTGACTATCGTGAAGGGGCGCGCAGCAGTACGTAG
- a CDS encoding CTP synthase, translated as MTRYIFITGGVVSSLGKGIASASLASILQARGLKVTMIKLDPYINVDPGTMSPFQHGEVYVTEDGAETDLDLGHYERFVRMRTGRVNNYTTGRIYENVIRKERRGEYLGGTVQVIPHITDEIKRCIREGAEGHDIALVEIGGTVGDIESLPFLEAIRQMGVEHKRDSLFLHLTLVPFIGPSAEMKTKPTQHSVKELRSIGIQPDILLCRSSRPIPEDERRKIALFTNVEQEAVISALDVDDIYKVPLALHDQGLDDIVADKLQIELPPADLSDWERVVEARSHLDGEVTIAMVGKYVNLADAYKSLSEALIHAGIHTRTKVNIRSVDSEEIERRGPELLSDVDAILVPGGFGERGVEGKIQAARYARENRIPFLGICLGMQVAVIDFARNVAGLDAAHSTEFQPDTPHPVIGLITEWMTDDGRIEERGPDDDLGGTMRLGGQPCLLEQGSLVGRTYGAESIVERHRHRYEFNNHYADALKQAGLRISGRSSDGNLVEVVELPDHPWYLGCQFHPEFTSTPRDGHPLFCGFVEAARGRHGDS; from the coding sequence ATGACCCGATACATCTTTATTACCGGTGGCGTTGTGTCCTCGCTGGGCAAGGGCATTGCGTCCGCCTCTCTGGCCAGCATCCTGCAGGCCAGGGGGCTGAAGGTCACCATGATCAAGCTGGATCCCTACATCAACGTGGATCCGGGGACCATGAGCCCGTTCCAGCACGGCGAGGTCTACGTGACCGAGGATGGCGCCGAGACCGACCTGGATCTCGGCCATTACGAACGCTTCGTGCGCATGCGCACCGGCCGGGTCAACAACTACACCACCGGGCGGATCTACGAGAACGTCATCCGCAAGGAGCGCCGCGGGGAATACCTGGGCGGCACGGTGCAGGTGATCCCGCACATCACCGACGAGATCAAGCGCTGCATCCGTGAGGGCGCCGAGGGGCACGATATCGCCCTGGTGGAGATCGGCGGCACTGTTGGTGACATCGAATCGCTGCCGTTTCTGGAAGCCATCCGCCAGATGGGCGTGGAGCACAAGCGGGACTCCCTGTTCCTGCACCTCACGCTGGTGCCGTTCATCGGCCCCAGTGCCGAGATGAAGACCAAGCCGACGCAGCACTCGGTGAAGGAGCTGCGCTCCATCGGCATCCAGCCCGATATCCTGCTGTGCCGCTCCAGCCGGCCGATTCCCGAAGACGAACGGCGCAAGATCGCCCTGTTCACCAACGTGGAGCAGGAGGCGGTGATCTCCGCCCTGGACGTGGACGACATCTACAAGGTGCCCCTGGCGCTGCACGACCAGGGGCTGGACGACATTGTTGCCGATAAACTGCAGATCGAACTCCCGCCGGCGGACCTCTCCGACTGGGAGCGGGTGGTGGAGGCGCGCTCCCACCTGGACGGCGAAGTGACCATCGCCATGGTGGGCAAGTACGTGAACCTGGCCGATGCCTACAAGTCCCTCTCCGAAGCGCTGATCCACGCCGGCATCCACACCCGGACCAAGGTGAACATCCGCTCGGTGGACTCCGAGGAGATCGAGCGCCGGGGGCCGGAGCTGTTGTCGGACGTGGACGCCATTCTCGTCCCCGGCGGGTTCGGCGAGCGTGGTGTCGAGGGCAAGATCCAGGCGGCGCGCTACGCGCGCGAGAACCGCATCCCGTTCCTCGGCATCTGTCTCGGCATGCAGGTGGCGGTGATCGATTTCGCCCGCAACGTGGCCGGCCTCGATGCTGCCCACAGCACCGAATTCCAGCCCGATACGCCGCATCCGGTCATTGGCCTGATCACCGAATGGATGACGGACGACGGCCGCATCGAGGAGCGCGGGCCGGACGATGACCTGGGCGGCACCATGCGCCTCGGCGGGCAGCCCTGCCTGCTGGAGCAGGGGTCGCTGGTGGGCCGGACCTACGGCGCCGAGAGCATCGTCGAGCGGCACCGGCACCGTTACGAGTTCAACAACCATTACGCCGACGCGCTGAAGCAGGCCGGGCTGCGGATCTCGGGCCGCTCCAGCGACGGCAACCTGGTGGAAGTGGTGGAGCTTCCGGACCACCCCTGGTACCTCGGTTGCCAGTTCCACCCGGAGTTCACGTCCACGCCGCGCGACGGCCACCCGCTGTTCTGCGGATTCGTCGAGGCCGCCCGCGGCCGCCACGGTGACAGCTAG
- a CDS encoding Smr/MutS family protein, translating to MTDDNNQDDSALFRAAMGDVRPLRHDQATTPSPRPRPVPRQREADERRVMDELLDGPVDPADLETGEELTFLREGVQRRVLRRLRRGQFPVQAELDLHGMTVPVARVQLRQFINDCRHRDVRCVRIIHGKGLRSHNRGPVLKGLVDRWLRQLDEVIAFASARPVDGGTGAVYVLLRAPSR from the coding sequence ATGACGGACGACAACAACCAGGACGACAGCGCCCTGTTCCGCGCCGCCATGGGCGATGTGCGCCCCCTGCGTCACGACCAGGCAACAACCCCGTCCCCCCGCCCCCGCCCGGTGCCCCGCCAGCGCGAGGCGGATGAACGCCGGGTCATGGACGAGCTGCTGGACGGCCCCGTTGACCCCGCCGACCTGGAAACCGGCGAAGAACTGACGTTCCTCCGCGAGGGCGTGCAGCGGCGCGTTCTGCGCCGGCTTCGCCGCGGGCAGTTTCCGGTGCAGGCGGAGCTGGATCTCCACGGCATGACCGTGCCGGTGGCCCGGGTGCAACTTCGCCAGTTTATCAACGACTGCCGTCACCGTGATGTGCGCTGTGTCCGCATCATTCACGGCAAGGGATTGCGCTCGCACAACCGGGGCCCCGTGCTCAAGGGGCTCGTGGACCGCTGGTTGCGCCAGCTCGACGAAGTCATTGCGTTCGCCTCCGCGCGCCCCGTGGACGGGGGCACCGGCGCCGTCTACGTACTGCTGCGCGCCCCTTCACGATAG
- the ispD gene encoding 2-C-methyl-D-erythritol 4-phosphate cytidylyltransferase gives MTDPAAPRVWAVVPAAGVGRRMAAPVPKQYLPLLEHPVMDWSLHALLMEPRVAGAVVALGDDDNWWRGREALAGKALYRVRGGRERADSVLACLRFLVAELAGHDDWVLVHDAVRPCLTPSALARLLDLGLGHADGALLAVPVRDTLKQGGRDGTVRHTTPRDALWQAQTPQLFPLGALLNALRDAHDQGVLVTDEAQAMEHAGYAPLLVEGDSTNLKITRPGDLPLAESILRARGGSRAPEE, from the coding sequence ATGACTGACCCCGCAGCTCCCCGGGTCTGGGCCGTGGTGCCTGCCGCCGGCGTGGGGCGCCGCATGGCCGCGCCCGTCCCCAAGCAGTATCTCCCGCTTCTGGAACACCCGGTCATGGACTGGAGTCTGCATGCGCTGCTGATGGAGCCGCGTGTTGCCGGCGCCGTGGTGGCCCTGGGTGATGACGATAACTGGTGGCGGGGGCGCGAGGCGTTGGCAGGCAAGGCGCTGTATCGCGTGCGGGGCGGCCGCGAGCGGGCGGACTCGGTGCTGGCGTGCCTGCGGTTTCTGGTGGCAGAGCTTGCCGGGCACGATGACTGGGTGCTGGTCCATGACGCGGTGCGCCCGTGCCTGACACCGTCGGCGCTGGCGCGCCTGCTGGATCTGGGGCTGGGGCACGCCGACGGTGCACTGCTGGCGGTCCCCGTGCGCGATACCCTCAAGCAGGGTGGCCGCGACGGCACCGTGCGGCATACCACGCCGCGGGATGCGCTCTGGCAGGCGCAGACACCGCAGCTGTTCCCCCTCGGGGCACTGCTGAACGCCTTGCGTGACGCGCACGATCAGGGCGTGCTGGTCACCGATGAGGCGCAGGCCATGGAGCATGCCGGGTATGCGCCGCTGCTGGTGGAGGGCGACAGCACCAATCTGAAGATCACCCGCCCGGGGGACCTTCCCCTGGCGGAATCGATACTGCGCGCCCGTGGTGGGTCCCGGGCGCCGGAGGAGTAG
- the tilS gene encoding tRNA lysidine(34) synthetase TilS: MDIPAGDIADRVISLGPASAYRVAFSGGPDSHVLLHALARARHALSAPLSAIHVNHRMHADADAWETHCQAVCQALRIPLTSLRVPEPPPPGAGETWARDWRYRLIAEVLADGECLLTAHHQDDQAETVLLRMLRGSGVDGLAGIPRTRALGRGWIGRPLLEVPRGQLTAYARDHGLYSIDDPANQDWRADRNRIRHDVLPRLLARWPGAAGTIARTGLLAGEASASLGRYAAMLLEGMTSGDRLDGEALSRLPDAEQRLVLRQWLQQQGVVLPDARQLEAARRMLMHGRDDRMPVFHWPGGTVRRYRGWLSLGSADPDPVTASEPVQWLPETDLRLDHGWLRVTRGRDGVAAERLPATGVTVVPRQGGERCRPVGRPTRPVKKLFQEAGVPPWQRRSWPLVMVGDVIAAVPGLCVCEGFQASPQHRGLCFHWDPD; encoded by the coding sequence ATGGACATTCCGGCCGGGGACATCGCCGATCGCGTCATCTCGCTCGGCCCTGCGTCCGCCTACCGGGTCGCCTTCAGTGGCGGACCCGATTCCCACGTGTTGCTGCATGCGCTGGCGCGTGCCCGGCACGCGTTGTCCGCGCCGCTGTCCGCCATCCACGTCAACCACCGGATGCATGCCGACGCAGACGCCTGGGAGACGCACTGCCAGGCGGTGTGCCAGGCGCTCCGGATTCCCCTGACCTCGCTGCGCGTCCCCGAGCCGCCGCCACCCGGCGCCGGCGAGACCTGGGCGCGGGACTGGCGCTACCGGCTGATTGCAGAGGTTCTCGCCGACGGTGAGTGTCTGCTCACCGCCCACCATCAGGACGATCAGGCGGAGACTGTCCTGTTGCGCATGCTTCGGGGCAGCGGTGTGGACGGACTGGCCGGGATTCCACGCACCCGCGCTCTGGGCCGTGGGTGGATCGGACGGCCGTTGCTGGAGGTTCCCCGTGGGCAGCTCACCGCGTACGCGCGCGACCACGGGCTGTACTCCATCGACGACCCGGCGAACCAGGACTGGCGCGCCGACCGCAATCGCATTCGCCACGACGTGCTGCCGCGATTGCTGGCGCGCTGGCCTGGGGCAGCCGGGACCATCGCGCGGACCGGCCTGCTGGCCGGTGAGGCGAGCGCCTCCCTGGGGCGTTATGCCGCCATGCTGCTGGAGGGCATGACCAGCGGCGACCGGCTTGATGGTGAGGCGCTCTCCCGCCTGCCTGACGCGGAGCAGCGTCTCGTCCTGCGGCAGTGGCTCCAGCAACAGGGTGTGGTATTGCCGGATGCGAGGCAGCTTGAGGCGGCGCGCCGGATGCTGATGCATGGTCGCGACGATCGCATGCCGGTGTTCCACTGGCCCGGCGGCACCGTGCGACGATACCGGGGCTGGCTGTCGCTGGGATCCGCTGACCCCGACCCGGTGACCGCCTCGGAACCCGTGCAATGGCTGCCGGAGACCGATCTGCGACTGGATCACGGCTGGCTGCGGGTGACCCGCGGTCGTGACGGTGTCGCGGCGGAACGGCTGCCAGCGACGGGGGTGACCGTTGTGCCGAGGCAGGGAGGCGAGCGCTGTCGACCCGTGGGGCGGCCGACGCGCCCGGTGAAGAAGCTGTTCCAGGAGGCGGGGGTGCCCCCGTGGCAGCGCCGGTCGTGGCCTCTGGTCATGGTGGGGGATGTCATCGCGGCCGTGCCGGGGCTGTGTGTCTGTGAAGGCTTCCAGGCAAGCCCGCAGCACCGGGGGCTGTGTTTCCACTGGGACCCGGACTGA
- the surE gene encoding 5'/3'-nucleotidase SurE, with translation MHILVSNDDGYQAPGIQYLAEELSRLADITVVAPDRDRSGASNSLTLDLPIRAVEMRSRWFRVEGTPTDCVHLAVTGLLDSDPDMVVSGINAGANMGDDVLYSGTVAAATEGRFLGLPAIAVSLVTQDPTHYETAGRVAALLVQRLISDPLPADTILNVNVPDVPWDQLQGFEATRLGQRHRSEPLIPARDPRDRPIYWIGPPGSEQDAGAGTDFHAVRRGYVSVTPIQVDLTRYQALDKIAGWVTGLNA, from the coding sequence ATGCATATTCTTGTCAGTAACGACGACGGTTATCAGGCACCGGGCATCCAGTACCTGGCCGAGGAGCTGAGCCGGCTCGCGGACATTACGGTGGTCGCGCCGGACCGCGATCGCAGCGGCGCCAGCAACTCGCTGACCCTTGACCTGCCGATCCGGGCCGTGGAGATGCGCTCGCGCTGGTTCCGCGTTGAGGGCACGCCCACCGACTGCGTCCACCTGGCCGTGACCGGGCTGCTGGACAGTGATCCCGACATGGTGGTGTCGGGAATCAACGCCGGTGCGAACATGGGAGACGATGTGCTCTATAGTGGCACGGTTGCGGCGGCCACCGAAGGACGGTTCCTCGGTCTGCCGGCCATTGCCGTCTCGCTGGTGACCCAGGATCCGACCCATTACGAGACGGCGGGCCGGGTTGCCGCATTACTGGTCCAGCGGCTGATCAGCGATCCATTGCCGGCGGACACGATTCTCAACGTCAACGTGCCGGATGTGCCATGGGATCAATTGCAGGGTTTCGAGGCCACCCGCCTCGGGCAGCGACACCGCTCGGAACCGCTCATTCCCGCGCGCGACCCGCGCGACCGCCCGATCTACTGGATCGGGCCACCCGGGTCGGAGCAGGACGCCGGGGCAGGCACGGACTTCCACGCCGTACGCCGGGGGTATGTGTCCGTGACGCCGATCCAGGTGGATCTGACGCGATACCAGGCCCTGGACAAGATCGCCGGCTGGGTGACGGGGCTGAACGCATGA
- the eno gene encoding phosphopyruvate hydratase gives MATIETVKAREILDSRGNPTVEADVTLSSGAFGRAAVPSGASTGTREAVELRDGDKGRYLGKGVRNAVENANTVLAEALGGMDADDQRAVDQRMLELDGTDNKSRLGANALLALSLAVARAAADDRGVPLYRHLSPQGPHVLPVPMMNILNGGAHADNSVDLQEFMILPIGFDSFGEALRAGTEVFHALKKVLAGRGLSTAVGDEGGFAPDLPSNEAALETIAEAVANAGYTLGEDIWLGLDVASSEFYEDGSYVLASEGKRYTAAEYVDVLADWVERYPIVTIEDGMDEGDWDGWKLLSERLGDRCQLVGDDLFVTNTRILQEGIDRGVANSILIKFNQIGTLTETLDAIAMAEGAGYTSVISHRSGETEDTTISDLAVASSATQIKTGSLCRSDRVAKYNQLLRIEEDLGERAVYAGRRAFPNLKGW, from the coding sequence ATGGCGACTATCGAGACAGTGAAGGCGAGGGAGATCCTCGACTCCCGCGGCAACCCGACCGTCGAGGCGGACGTCACGCTCAGCAGCGGCGCGTTCGGCCGCGCGGCCGTGCCCTCCGGCGCCTCCACCGGTACGCGGGAAGCCGTGGAACTGCGCGACGGTGACAAGGGGCGCTACCTCGGCAAGGGCGTGCGCAACGCCGTGGAGAACGCCAACACCGTGCTCGCCGAGGCGCTCGGGGGCATGGATGCCGACGACCAGCGTGCCGTTGATCAGCGCATGCTGGAGCTCGACGGCACCGACAACAAGAGCCGGCTGGGCGCCAATGCGCTGCTGGCCCTGTCTCTCGCCGTGGCGCGCGCTGCCGCCGATGACCGCGGCGTCCCGCTGTACCGGCACCTGTCGCCGCAGGGGCCGCACGTGCTGCCGGTGCCGATGATGAACATCCTCAACGGTGGCGCCCACGCCGACAACAGCGTCGATCTGCAGGAGTTCATGATCCTGCCCATCGGGTTCGACAGCTTCGGCGAGGCCCTGCGTGCCGGTACCGAAGTGTTTCATGCGCTCAAGAAAGTGCTCGCCGGCCGTGGCCTGAGCACGGCCGTGGGTGACGAGGGCGGTTTCGCGCCGGATCTGCCCTCCAACGAAGCCGCGCTGGAGACCATTGCCGAAGCGGTGGCCAATGCCGGCTACACCCTGGGTGAGGACATCTGGCTGGGGCTGGACGTTGCCAGTTCCGAGTTCTACGAGGACGGCAGCTACGTGCTGGCCTCTGAAGGCAAACGCTACACCGCCGCTGAATACGTGGACGTCCTGGCCGACTGGGTGGAGCGCTACCCCATCGTCACCATCGAGGATGGCATGGACGAAGGTGACTGGGACGGCTGGAAACTGCTCAGCGAGCGCCTCGGTGACCGGTGCCAGCTGGTGGGTGACGATCTGTTCGTCACCAACACGCGCATCCTCCAGGAAGGGATCGACCGCGGCGTCGCCAACTCGATCCTCATCAAGTTCAACCAGATCGGCACGCTGACGGAAACCCTGGACGCCATCGCCATGGCCGAGGGCGCCGGGTATACCTCGGTCATCTCCCACCGCTCCGGGGAGACCGAGGACACCACCATCTCCGATCTGGCAGTGGCCTCCAGCGCGACCCAGATCAAGACGGGCTCGTTGTGCCGCTCCGATCGCGTGGCCAAGTACAACCAGCTGCTGAGGATCGAAGAGGATCTGGGCGAGCGCGCCGTGTACGCGGGCCGCCGTGCATTCCCGAATCTCAAGGGCTGGTAA
- the kdsA gene encoding 3-deoxy-8-phosphooctulonate synthase has product MDLCGFRAGLGERLFLIAGPCVVESEQLALDTAGQLREMCARLAIPFIFKSSFDKANRSSGSSFRGPGMEEGLRVLGEVRRQIGVPVITDVHEDTPLAEVADVVDVLQTPAFLCRQTNFIQNVARQGLPVNIKKGQFLAPWDMGNVVDKARAVGNDAIMVCERGVSFGYNNLVSDMRALAVMRETGSPVVFDATHSVQLPGGQGTASGGQREFVPVLSRAAVAAGVAGLFMETHPDPDKALSDGPNAWPLGRMERLLETLVALDERVKADGLAEQSL; this is encoded by the coding sequence ATTGATCTCTGCGGTTTCCGCGCCGGGCTCGGGGAGCGGTTGTTCCTGATCGCCGGGCCCTGTGTGGTCGAATCCGAACAGCTGGCGCTGGATACGGCCGGCCAGCTCAGGGAGATGTGCGCGCGGCTGGCAATCCCCTTCATCTTCAAGTCGTCCTTCGACAAGGCCAACCGTTCGTCCGGCTCCAGTTTCCGCGGACCGGGGATGGAGGAGGGGCTACGGGTGCTGGGCGAGGTCCGGCGACAGATCGGCGTGCCGGTGATCACCGATGTCCACGAGGACACCCCGCTCGCCGAAGTCGCCGACGTGGTGGACGTGCTGCAGACGCCGGCGTTCCTGTGCCGGCAGACCAACTTCATCCAGAACGTCGCCCGACAGGGCCTGCCCGTGAACATCAAGAAGGGGCAGTTCCTGGCGCCGTGGGACATGGGCAACGTGGTGGACAAGGCGCGCGCCGTGGGCAACGACGCCATCATGGTGTGTGAACGTGGCGTCTCCTTTGGCTACAACAACCTGGTATCCGACATGCGCGCACTGGCAGTGATGCGCGAGACCGGCAGCCCGGTGGTCTTCGACGCCACCCACTCCGTGCAGCTCCCCGGTGGTCAGGGGACTGCGTCGGGTGGTCAGCGCGAATTCGTGCCGGTGCTCTCCAGGGCCGCGGTGGCTGCGGGCGTGGCCGGGCTGTTCATGGAGACGCACCCCGACCCGGACAAGGCGCTGTCCGACGGCCCGAATGCGTGGCCGCTCGGGCGTATGGAGCGGTTGCTGGAGACGCTCGTGGCCCTGGACGAACGGGTCAAGGCGGACGGTCTGGCGGAACAGTCCCTGTAG
- the ispF gene encoding 2-C-methyl-D-erythritol 2,4-cyclodiphosphate synthase translates to MLRIGQGFDVHRFQPEGKLIVGGVEIPYHLGIAAHSDGDVLLHAVTDALLGALADGDIGQHFPDSDPQWQGADSVALLKHVHERVATAGYRVNNIDSTVIAQAPKMAPHIPAMRRVLATSLGVDESVVSVKATTTEQLGPFGRGEGIAAQAVVLLISDD, encoded by the coding sequence ATGCTGCGCATCGGACAGGGCTTCGACGTGCACCGCTTTCAGCCGGAGGGGAAGCTGATCGTCGGCGGCGTCGAGATTCCCTACCACCTTGGCATCGCCGCCCATTCCGACGGCGACGTGCTCCTGCATGCCGTGACCGACGCGCTGCTTGGCGCGCTGGCTGATGGCGATATCGGTCAGCACTTCCCGGACAGCGATCCGCAATGGCAGGGGGCGGACAGCGTGGCGCTGCTGAAGCACGTCCATGAACGCGTTGCCACGGCGGGTTACCGGGTGAACAACATCGACTCCACGGTGATCGCCCAGGCGCCGAAAATGGCCCCGCACATCCCGGCCATGCGCCGTGTTCTGGCCACGTCGCTGGGGGTCGATGAGTCCGTGGTGAGCGTCAAGGCGACCACCACGGAGCAGCTCGGGCCTTTCGGCCGCGGTGAGGGCATTGCCGCCCAGGCCGTGGTGCTGTTGATCAGCGATGACTGA
- the ftsB gene encoding cell division protein FtsB: protein MRILIGGLVALLLLFQIQLWTGKGGLPAVWQLQDAASEQRAENEQLEQRNRALEADVDDLKDGLGAIEERARDELGMIRDDEVFYQVSDE from the coding sequence ATGCGTATTCTGATCGGTGGGCTGGTCGCGTTGTTGTTGCTGTTCCAGATCCAGCTCTGGACCGGCAAGGGCGGCCTTCCCGCCGTCTGGCAGCTGCAGGATGCAGCCAGCGAACAGCGGGCGGAGAACGAGCAGCTGGAGCAGCGCAACCGCGCTCTGGAAGCCGACGTCGACGACCTGAAGGATGGACTCGGGGCGATCGAAGAGCGTGCCCGGGACGAGCTGGGCATGATCAGGGACGACGAGGTCTTCTACCAGGTATCCGATGAATGA